A portion of the Stegostoma tigrinum isolate sSteTig4 chromosome 18, sSteTig4.hap1, whole genome shotgun sequence genome contains these proteins:
- the cdkn1bb gene encoding cyclin dependent kinase inhibitor 1Bb: MSNVRISNGSPSLERMAAQQGGHPKPSACRNLFGPVNHDELNRELQKKQKEIREQDRRRWNYDFERDKPLDGNYKWEAVDCKDVPHFYWGSPREQVSSADCSMDVNGNHAIVCAGTLAQGNSGETHFANSEQKDVVKETTEHFTDSKEQCCSPRKRAASVDGFPEAKRTNTATESDWSANSPNINTLEKTPKKSISSGHQT; this comes from the exons atgtcaaacgTACGCATTTCTAATGGTAGCCCTTCGCTGGAGAGAATGGCAGCTCAGCAAGGAGGGCACCCAAAACCTTCAGCCTGCAGGAATCTTTTCGGTCCCGTAAACCACGACGAGTTGAACCGAGAGTTACAAAAGAAACAGAAGGAGATCCGCGAGCAGGACAGGCGGAGGTGGAATTACGACTTCGAGAGGGACAAGCCGCTGGATGGGAATTACAAATGGGAAGCCGTGGATTGCAAGGATGTGCCTCATTTTTACTGGGGTTCTCCCAGGGAGCAAGTGTCATCAGCCGATTGCAGTATGGATGTGAACGGGAACCATGCGATAGTTTGCGCAGGAACTCTGGCTCAGGGAAATTCAGGGGAGACACACTTTGCGAATTCAGAGCAAAAGGACGTGGTTAAAGAGACAACTGAACATTTCACGGACTCAAAAGAGCAGTGCTGTAGTCCCCGAAAACGAGCTGCGTCAGTCG ATGGCTTTCCAGAAGCAAAAAGAACCAACACAGCGACGGAGTCAGACTGGTCAGCAAATTCTCCCAATATAAATACATTAGAGAAGACGCCGAAGAAATCGATTTCGAGCGGGCATCAAACATAA